A single Notoacmeibacter ruber DNA region contains:
- a CDS encoding phosphatidate cytidylyltransferase translates to MKNNFATRVLSAVVLAPVALLLTWAGGLPFRFLAVITAAAIFYEWVGMFGRAQQRFWLMAVTAAVAITSVALLAGLTGMGALSMIVIVYVFLAVIASVSGRRGGKLSHSIAFGYLYASLPALAMIVVRGGGEGGLAAILFLFAVVWGTDIFAYFTGKTLGGPKLAPKISPGKTWSGAIGGAILASLCGFAVVSAHAGQAIWVVLPIALLLSIAAQLGDLFESGAKRRVGVKDSSHLIPGHGGVLDRVDGLVVAAVCLYAIGLSLGGFDVLGETVLQR, encoded by the coding sequence ATGAAAAATAATTTTGCGACTCGTGTTCTTTCCGCCGTTGTTCTGGCGCCCGTTGCGCTGCTTCTGACCTGGGCCGGTGGGCTTCCCTTCCGGTTTCTGGCTGTCATAACCGCCGCCGCCATCTTCTATGAGTGGGTCGGCATGTTCGGTCGCGCTCAGCAGCGGTTCTGGCTGATGGCGGTAACGGCCGCAGTGGCTATCACGAGTGTCGCGCTCCTTGCCGGACTGACCGGCATGGGCGCTCTGTCGATGATCGTCATCGTCTATGTCTTCCTGGCCGTCATCGCATCCGTTTCGGGACGGCGGGGCGGCAAGCTCTCGCACAGTATCGCCTTCGGCTACCTCTATGCTTCGCTGCCCGCGCTGGCGATGATCGTTGTGCGAGGCGGCGGTGAGGGCGGCCTCGCTGCTATCCTCTTTCTCTTTGCCGTCGTCTGGGGCACCGACATCTTCGCCTATTTTACCGGCAAGACGTTGGGCGGGCCGAAGCTGGCGCCGAAAATTTCTCCCGGCAAGACATGGTCGGGCGCGATCGGGGGTGCGATCCTTGCATCGCTTTGCGGTTTTGCGGTGGTGAGCGCCCATGCAGGCCAGGCCATCTGGGTCGTGTTGCCTATCGCTTTGCTGCTCTCGATCGCGGCGCAACTGGGCGATCTGTTCGAATCCGGAGCCAAGCGGCGAGTCGGCGTCAAGGATTCGAGCCATCTCATTCCGGGCCACGGCGGTGTTCTTGATCGCGTCGACGGGCTTGTCGTCGCAGCGGTTTGTCTTTACGCCATTGGCCTGTCGCTGGGTGGTTTCGACGTTTTGGGCGAAACGGTCCTGCAGCGCTGA
- the rseP gene encoding RIP metalloprotease RseP — protein sequence MNDLISAFLSTDGLLIGTILPFLFVILVVVFVHEMGHYLVGRWCGIGATAFSIGFGPEIAGFTDRNGTRWKLSAIPLGGYVKFVGDMTVTSSPSSEAANLDDESRKRAFHLAPVWKRFLTVLAGPVANFILTIAVFTVFLNLYGRTVIEPVVNEVRPNSPAAEAGFEPGDRVVAVDGWKVSEFSDIQKYVSGRTGDRIDFLVERDGSQIELTAAPQYIEQTDSAGNTVRIGIVGITSMARGSDAVRHQTMELPAAFTRSIVETGSILERTFHFMRRFAMGREDKCQLGGPVKIADMAGQAASQGFERLVELIALLSVGIGFLNLLPIPPLDGGHLVFYAAEAVMRRPMSERLLEMGYRFGFVVVLIFMGFVLFNDIFGC from the coding sequence GTGAACGATCTTATTTCCGCGTTTCTTTCGACAGACGGGCTGCTGATCGGGACGATCCTGCCCTTTCTCTTCGTCATTCTGGTCGTCGTCTTCGTCCACGAGATGGGGCACTATCTCGTCGGTCGGTGGTGCGGAATCGGCGCGACCGCCTTTTCTATCGGGTTCGGTCCCGAGATCGCCGGCTTTACGGATCGGAACGGCACACGCTGGAAACTGTCCGCCATTCCACTGGGCGGTTACGTCAAGTTTGTCGGCGACATGACGGTGACGAGCTCGCCGTCGAGCGAAGCGGCGAACCTCGATGATGAGAGCAGGAAACGGGCCTTTCATCTCGCGCCGGTCTGGAAGCGGTTTCTGACCGTGCTGGCCGGTCCGGTCGCCAACTTCATCCTCACCATCGCCGTCTTCACCGTTTTTCTCAATCTCTATGGCCGCACAGTCATCGAGCCGGTGGTCAATGAAGTCCGGCCCAATTCGCCCGCGGCGGAAGCCGGTTTCGAACCTGGAGACCGCGTGGTCGCGGTCGATGGCTGGAAGGTTTCCGAGTTTTCCGACATTCAGAAATACGTGTCGGGCCGGACGGGCGATCGGATCGACTTTCTGGTCGAGCGTGACGGTTCGCAAATCGAACTGACGGCGGCGCCCCAATACATCGAACAGACCGATTCTGCTGGCAATACGGTACGGATCGGCATTGTGGGGATCACATCAATGGCGCGGGGAAGTGATGCCGTCCGCCACCAGACGATGGAACTGCCTGCCGCCTTTACCCGCTCCATTGTCGAGACCGGCTCCATCCTCGAGCGTACGTTTCATTTCATGCGCCGCTTTGCCATGGGCCGCGAAGACAAGTGTCAGCTTGGCGGACCGGTGAAGATCGCGGATATGGCGGGGCAGGCAGCCTCTCAGGGATTTGAGAGGCTGGTCGAATTGATCGCGTTGCTTTCGGTGGGCATCGGGTTTCTGAATTTGCTGCCGATACCGCCGCTCGATGGCGGCCATCTTGTCTTTTATGCAGCAGAGGCGGTGATGCGCCGGCCAATGTCGGAGCGCCTTCTGGAGATGGGGTACCGGTTCGGATTTGTCGTTGTTCTCATCTTCATGGGATTCGTACTGTTCAACGACATTTTTGGCTGCTAG
- the fabZ gene encoding 3-hydroxyacyl-ACP dehydratase FabZ, whose translation MIEIDETRPSLSMTEIMGLLPHRYPFLMVDRIVSIKDDEEAIGIKNVSANEPQFMGHFPGQPVFPGVLIIEAMAQTAGAICARHTGGGGKSVVYFMTIDNAKFRRPVGPGDVLELHVKKEKQRRNIWRFACEAIVSGQKVAEATVSAMLGSSETAS comes from the coding sequence ATGATTGAGATTGACGAGACACGCCCCAGCCTTTCCATGACCGAGATCATGGGACTGCTTCCGCACCGCTATCCTTTTCTGATGGTCGACCGGATCGTCAGCATCAAGGACGATGAAGAAGCGATCGGTATCAAGAATGTCAGCGCCAATGAACCGCAGTTCATGGGGCACTTTCCCGGCCAGCCGGTTTTCCCTGGCGTGCTGATCATCGAGGCGATGGCCCAGACGGCCGGAGCTATCTGCGCGCGCCATACGGGCGGTGGCGGCAAGAGCGTCGTCTATTTCATGACGATCGATAATGCCAAGTTCCGTCGTCCCGTTGGGCCGGGCGATGTGCTGGAACTCCATGTGAAGAAAGAAAAGCAGCGCCGCAATATCTGGCGGTTTGCCTGCGAGGCCATCGTTTCGGGCCAGAAAGTCGCCGAGGCTACCGTTTCAGCCATGCTCGGCAGTTCCGAGACCGCAAGTTAA
- a CDS encoding LpxI family protein → MTTDKEPTIGILAGSGDLPLLLAKGLSQKGRRVVILAIEGEADQDFGDLPVYRAPIEDLRSLARILARENVSQMVMGGGIVRRPRWQSIRLPLKLLPVLPSAVRALSAGDDALLRTAHAALEQMGVELVPVQEILPELLAPAGQIGEIKPLKPDLDSISAGFRAAKALGQLDIGQAAVVFGKRAVAVEGIEGTEGLLHRVGEMRDHGRIGSGRRGVLVKCAKPEQDMRSDLPSIGPETVRQALNARLSGIAVEAERSLILKLEDTIAAADEAGLFLWGAKEETL, encoded by the coding sequence ATGACAACCGATAAGGAACCCACGATTGGAATCCTTGCCGGTAGCGGCGATCTGCCTCTTCTGCTGGCGAAAGGCCTGTCCCAAAAAGGAAGGCGTGTGGTGATCCTCGCTATCGAAGGCGAGGCTGACCAGGACTTTGGCGACCTGCCAGTTTACCGCGCTCCGATAGAGGATCTGCGCTCATTGGCCCGAATCCTCGCGCGCGAGAACGTTTCGCAGATGGTGATGGGTGGGGGCATCGTCAGGCGACCCCGATGGCAGTCGATCCGCCTTCCGCTGAAACTTCTGCCCGTGTTGCCCTCCGCCGTCCGCGCGCTCTCGGCCGGAGACGACGCACTCCTTCGGACGGCTCACGCGGCGCTGGAGCAGATGGGCGTCGAGCTTGTGCCGGTGCAGGAAATCCTGCCTGAACTTTTGGCCCCGGCAGGTCAGATTGGTGAAATCAAGCCCCTCAAACCAGATCTGGATTCGATCTCTGCTGGCTTTCGCGCCGCCAAGGCACTCGGCCAACTCGATATCGGGCAGGCGGCGGTTGTGTTCGGCAAGCGGGCCGTCGCAGTCGAGGGGATCGAAGGGACCGAAGGGTTGCTCCACCGCGTGGGCGAGATGCGTGACCATGGCCGGATCGGAAGTGGTAGGCGGGGCGTGCTGGTCAAATGCGCAAAGCCGGAACAGGATATGCGCAGCGACTTGCCCTCGATCGGGCCGGAAACCGTTCGCCAGGCTTTGAATGCCCGCCTTTCCGGAATTGCAGTCGAAGCCGAACGATCTTTGATTCTGAAGTTGGAGGACACGATTGCCGCCGCTGACGAAGCGGGTCTCTTTCTCTGGGGCGCAAAGGAGGAAACGCTTTGA
- the lpxB gene encoding lipid-A-disaccharide synthase, giving the protein MSSPLTIAVVAGEESGDILAADLIAELRDLTGRQIDLIGTGGEHLAKLGQRSLIDPEDISIKGIAAVLTSLPKLLNHIRRVSSAIVKARPDALLIVDSPDFTHRVARRVRAALPDLPVIDLVCPQVWAWRQWRAKEMASYIDHVLCLLPFEPEALARLEGPAATYVGHRLARLESLKSSFEVQKARQVGDEPTLLLLPGSRGRDAKVLLPRYKEAILLLEELGHRPRLVLPTVARIEPLVRELVADWPREVTILTGEQARHKAFASADIAVAASGTVTLELALGGLPFVSTYRIDKVAWWAHQFIPVWSTSLPNLVADRPIIPELHDFDGRPSNIARELARLLESEQARGAQKEGFAAIRDRMDVSEPPGRVGARMLMEVIESASAGRLGGSK; this is encoded by the coding sequence TTGAGTTCACCGCTTACGATCGCGGTGGTCGCCGGTGAAGAGTCGGGTGACATTCTGGCTGCCGATCTCATTGCCGAGCTGCGGGACCTGACCGGTCGCCAGATCGATCTGATCGGTACGGGCGGCGAACATCTTGCAAAGCTCGGACAGCGTTCCCTGATCGATCCAGAGGATATTTCGATCAAAGGCATCGCGGCAGTCCTGACGAGCCTGCCAAAGCTCTTGAACCATATTCGCCGCGTTTCTTCTGCAATCGTCAAGGCGCGGCCAGACGCGCTTCTGATCGTCGACAGTCCCGATTTCACGCACCGCGTCGCGCGTCGAGTGAGAGCCGCATTGCCGGACCTTCCGGTCATCGACCTCGTCTGCCCTCAGGTATGGGCTTGGCGTCAGTGGCGCGCGAAGGAGATGGCGTCTTACATCGACCATGTCCTCTGTCTCCTGCCCTTCGAGCCGGAAGCCTTGGCGCGGTTAGAGGGGCCAGCGGCCACTTATGTCGGCCACCGGCTGGCGCGGCTGGAAAGCCTCAAGAGCAGCTTCGAGGTACAGAAGGCGCGGCAGGTGGGCGATGAACCGACATTGCTTCTTCTGCCCGGATCTCGCGGCCGTGACGCCAAGGTTCTGCTCCCGCGTTACAAAGAAGCCATTCTTCTTCTTGAGGAGCTGGGGCATCGTCCGCGGCTTGTCCTGCCGACCGTTGCGCGGATCGAACCGCTCGTACGGGAGCTCGTCGCGGACTGGCCCCGCGAGGTCACCATCCTGACCGGCGAGCAGGCGCGCCATAAAGCCTTCGCGTCAGCCGATATTGCGGTAGCCGCATCGGGAACGGTCACGCTGGAACTTGCGCTTGGCGGGCTGCCCTTCGTCTCCACATACCGCATCGACAAGGTCGCCTGGTGGGCACATCAATTCATTCCGGTCTGGTCGACCTCATTGCCCAATCTTGTCGCGGACAGGCCAATCATTCCAGAGCTTCACGATTTCGATGGACGTCCGTCCAATATCGCCCGCGAGCTCGCACGCCTTCTGGAGAGCGAACAGGCACGCGGAGCCCAGAAGGAAGGCTTTGCGGCCATCCGGGATCGGATGGATGTCTCCGAGCCGCCCGGCCGCGTGGGAGCGCGTATGCTCATGGAAGTGATTGAAAGCGCTTCCGCGGGTCGCCTCGGCGGGTCAAAATAA
- the lpxA gene encoding acyl-ACP--UDP-N-acetylglucosamine O-acyltransferase, with product MANIHPSAIVEDGAQLGTDVTIGPFCHVRSQAVLHDRVELISHVSVSGRTTLGEGCVVHPFAVLGGQPQNFRHEGSDTVLEIGAETIIRESATVHVGSSNSTGKTLIGSHCHLFAQCHVAHDCHIGDHVIIGGASALAGHVEVADHASVGGFTAVLQFVRIGHHAFIGGASAVGHDVIPFGLAARDPAVLHGFNLIGMRRSGMKRSDIDTMRAAYGVIYATDGTIAGNLELAREQFGDHKIVAEIIDFLEKRGKRPVMRPRRELGSSGSESDDAPLM from the coding sequence ATGGCGAATATCCATCCCAGCGCAATCGTCGAGGACGGCGCCCAGCTCGGCACGGATGTTACTATCGGGCCGTTCTGCCACGTCCGCTCACAGGCGGTTCTGCATGATCGTGTGGAGCTGATCAGCCATGTCAGCGTGAGTGGTCGGACCACACTGGGGGAGGGGTGCGTCGTCCATCCTTTCGCGGTCCTAGGTGGGCAACCGCAGAACTTTCGACATGAAGGCTCGGATACGGTTCTGGAGATCGGAGCCGAAACAATCATTCGCGAAAGCGCCACGGTGCATGTCGGCTCCTCGAACAGTACCGGCAAAACGCTTATCGGATCGCATTGCCACCTCTTTGCTCAATGTCACGTCGCGCATGACTGCCACATCGGCGATCATGTGATCATCGGCGGCGCCAGCGCGCTGGCAGGTCATGTCGAAGTCGCGGACCATGCCAGCGTCGGAGGTTTCACGGCGGTATTGCAGTTCGTCAGGATCGGCCATCACGCCTTCATCGGGGGCGCTTCAGCGGTCGGGCACGATGTCATTCCTTTCGGTCTCGCGGCGCGCGATCCTGCCGTCCTTCATGGTTTCAACCTGATCGGGATGAGGCGGTCGGGCATGAAGCGATCGGATATCGATACGATGCGTGCCGCCTATGGCGTCATCTATGCGACGGACGGGACCATAGCTGGAAATCTTGAACTGGCACGCGAGCAATTCGGCGATCACAAGATCGTCGCGGAGATCATCGACTTTCTCGAAAAGCGTGGGAAGAGGCCCGTCATGCGGCCGAGGCGTGAGCTTGGTTCGTCCGGTTCCGAATCCGATGACGCACCACTGATGTAG
- the lpxD gene encoding UDP-3-O-(3-hydroxymyristoyl)glucosamine N-acyltransferase yields MFFSPNISLSLAEIAELTGAGLDLNGADATSQIEGLSSLSSARPGYLTLVASPRYAAQLADLRASAVLVPKDLRDKVPNGIACLLHDSPQSAFAIVAARLYPQAVTPSSLTGGTGVSEQASIDPKASLEEGVTVEPFAVIGAGVQIGAGSVVAPHVVIGRDVTIGRGCFIGAGVTVQCAHIGDGVILHPGCRIGQDGFGYVPGPRGLQKVPQIGRVIIQDGVELGANVTVDRGALDDTVIGAGTKIDNQVQVAHNVHIGQACAVAAQAGMSGSVTIGDGVLIGGQVGFADHLKVGSRAQIAAKAGVMNDIPAGERWAGAPAMPARQFFRLTAAIQRLARPAERKKSDDEK; encoded by the coding sequence ATGTTTTTTTCACCGAACATATCTTTGTCCCTGGCCGAAATTGCAGAGCTGACCGGAGCGGGTCTCGATCTGAATGGCGCCGATGCCACCAGCCAGATCGAGGGCCTTTCGTCTCTCTCATCCGCTCGTCCGGGTTATCTCACTCTGGTCGCGTCGCCCCGTTACGCTGCCCAACTTGCCGATCTGCGGGCCAGTGCCGTGCTGGTTCCGAAGGATCTGAGGGATAAGGTGCCGAACGGCATTGCCTGTCTGCTCCACGATTCGCCGCAGTCCGCCTTCGCAATTGTCGCTGCACGACTTTATCCGCAGGCCGTCACGCCTTCATCGCTGACGGGCGGGACCGGTGTGTCCGAGCAGGCGTCGATCGATCCCAAAGCCAGTCTTGAAGAGGGCGTCACTGTCGAGCCGTTCGCCGTTATCGGTGCGGGAGTGCAAATTGGCGCCGGCTCGGTCGTCGCGCCGCATGTCGTAATCGGCCGGGACGTTACAATCGGGCGAGGTTGCTTCATCGGAGCGGGCGTGACCGTCCAGTGCGCGCATATCGGCGACGGCGTCATTCTTCACCCGGGCTGTCGTATCGGCCAGGACGGGTTCGGCTACGTGCCGGGGCCGCGCGGTTTGCAGAAAGTGCCGCAGATTGGCCGCGTCATCATCCAGGACGGCGTCGAACTCGGCGCCAATGTGACTGTCGATCGCGGCGCGCTCGACGATACTGTTATCGGTGCTGGCACAAAGATCGATAATCAGGTGCAGGTGGCCCACAATGTTCACATCGGACAAGCTTGTGCTGTTGCTGCCCAAGCGGGCATGAGTGGCTCTGTGACGATAGGCGACGGCGTGCTGATCGGTGGACAGGTCGGCTTCGCCGACCACCTGAAGGTCGGATCGCGGGCGCAGATCGCCGCCAAGGCGGGCGTCATGAACGATATACCTGCCGGAGAGCGGTGGGCTGGCGCTCCAGCCATGCCGGCACGCCAGTTCTTCCGCCTGACCGCAGCCATTCAACGCCTCGCGCGGCCAGCCGAACGCAAAAAGAGTGATGACGAGAAATGA
- the bamA gene encoding outer membrane protein assembly factor BamA: MKASSKFTRAVSAAALTVGLVGPVSGAAFLFSADAAFAAVVSRIEVRGNQRVDDQTIINYTGIRPGQNYGPGDVDQAVKSLYGTGLFSDVSVVQSGSTLVVEVSEYATVNAVIFRGNKKAKDDQLAAAVQLKPRGTFSQAALDQDTEAVREVYSRIGRSDVVVTPQVSEVGNGRVNIVYDIQEGDRTKIARIEFVGNNAYSDRRLRDVISTKKSNILSFLFRNDVYDENRLRADEEALRRFYYNRGYADFQIVSSDGILNEAENEYVVTFAIEEGERYRFGDISIDSTIPELGGQDLLRYVETEQGEVYSAKDVEDSILSLAEAVAGSGYVFAQVNPRGDRDVANRTISVVYTIDQGPRTYVERIEIRGNDRTRDYVIRREFDIAEGDAFNQVLVQRAKRRLEALNFFETVNISTVQGSEPDQVVMVVDVVEKSTGEFTVGGGYSTGGSNSGPSVELSVTERNFLGRGQYIRLAGSGGTNSRDYRISFTEPYFLGRRISAGFDLFRSTTELDDYDTATTGGTVRFGLPITEALSAQIGYTYKIDEYDLDDCSITDSSTGSNTCGLSNFIGRDIARGDWQTSAVTLGLTFNTLDSITSPREGIYAKTEAELAGVGGDASYYKLTARAQYFALLNEEYDLAFVGTVGGGYVDSWGDEELRTFDLFRSNDRLIRGFEYNGIGPVDSGDHLGYQAYANASAEVTFPMPVLPESLGFRGAVFSDVATVGGTPFDDVNESDGIRASVGVGIQWASPFGPLRVNYAEPIVKKDEDEVQRFSFGIGSQF, translated from the coding sequence ATGAAGGCATCTTCCAAATTCACCCGTGCTGTTTCAGCCGCAGCTTTGACCGTTGGCCTGGTGGGGCCGGTTTCGGGCGCGGCGTTTCTTTTCAGCGCGGACGCAGCTTTTGCAGCGGTTGTGAGCCGTATCGAAGTGCGTGGCAATCAGCGCGTCGATGACCAGACGATCATCAATTATACCGGTATTCGGCCGGGCCAGAACTATGGCCCTGGCGATGTCGATCAGGCGGTCAAATCGCTTTACGGCACCGGTCTGTTCTCCGACGTCAGCGTCGTTCAGAGCGGCAGCACACTCGTCGTCGAAGTGTCCGAATACGCGACAGTGAATGCGGTCATCTTCCGCGGCAACAAGAAGGCCAAGGACGATCAGCTGGCCGCAGCCGTTCAGTTGAAGCCGCGCGGCACGTTCAGTCAGGCGGCGCTCGATCAGGACACTGAAGCTGTTCGCGAGGTCTATTCGCGGATTGGTCGCTCCGATGTGGTGGTGACGCCGCAGGTGAGCGAAGTCGGAAATGGCCGCGTCAATATCGTTTACGACATCCAGGAAGGCGACCGTACGAAGATCGCCCGGATCGAGTTCGTCGGCAACAATGCCTATTCGGATCGCCGCCTTCGCGATGTGATCTCGACCAAGAAGTCGAACATCCTCTCCTTCCTCTTCCGCAATGACGTCTACGATGAGAACCGTCTGCGTGCGGACGAAGAGGCGCTGCGCCGCTTCTATTACAATCGCGGCTATGCGGATTTCCAGATCGTTTCCTCGGACGGCATTCTGAACGAAGCCGAAAACGAGTATGTCGTCACCTTCGCGATCGAAGAGGGCGAGCGCTATCGTTTCGGCGACATCTCGATCGACTCGACCATCCCGGAACTGGGTGGTCAGGATCTTCTCCGCTACGTTGAGACCGAGCAGGGTGAAGTCTATTCGGCCAAGGATGTCGAGGATTCGATCCTTTCGCTGGCTGAGGCCGTTGCGGGTAGTGGTTACGTCTTCGCGCAGGTGAACCCGCGCGGTGACCGTGATGTCGCGAACCGGACGATTTCGGTGGTCTACACGATCGATCAGGGCCCGCGCACCTATGTGGAGCGCATCGAAATCCGCGGAAACGACCGGACACGCGATTATGTGATCCGGCGTGAATTCGATATCGCGGAAGGCGATGCCTTCAACCAGGTTCTGGTTCAGCGTGCCAAGCGCCGGCTGGAAGCATTGAACTTCTTCGAAACCGTCAATATTTCGACCGTGCAGGGCTCTGAGCCCGACCAGGTCGTCATGGTCGTCGACGTGGTGGAAAAGAGCACCGGTGAATTCACGGTCGGCGGCGGTTATTCGACCGGCGGCAGCAATTCCGGGCCGAGCGTCGAACTCTCGGTGACGGAACGCAACTTCCTTGGCCGGGGGCAATATATTCGCCTGGCAGGCAGCGGCGGTACCAACAGCCGTGATTACCGTATTTCCTTCACCGAGCCTTACTTCCTCGGCCGTCGGATATCCGCAGGTTTCGACCTGTTCCGTTCGACTACGGAGCTGGACGATTACGACACCGCCACGACCGGCGGTACGGTACGGTTCGGTCTGCCGATCACGGAAGCGCTTTCGGCGCAGATCGGCTACACTTACAAGATCGATGAATATGATCTGGATGACTGTTCGATCACCGATAGCTCCACGGGCAGCAATACGTGTGGTCTGTCCAACTTCATTGGCAGAGACATCGCACGTGGTGACTGGCAGACCTCGGCGGTCACGCTGGGCCTGACCTTCAACACGCTGGATAGCATTACCTCGCCGCGCGAGGGTATTTACGCAAAAACCGAAGCAGAACTGGCGGGTGTCGGTGGCGACGCAAGCTATTACAAGCTGACGGCTCGAGCACAGTATTTCGCCCTTCTCAATGAAGAGTATGATCTGGCCTTTGTCGGAACTGTCGGTGGCGGTTATGTCGACTCTTGGGGTGACGAGGAGCTTCGCACGTTCGACCTGTTCCGCAGTAACGACCGGTTGATCCGCGGCTTTGAGTATAACGGTATCGGTCCGGTCGATTCGGGCGATCATCTGGGGTATCAGGCTTACGCCAACGCCAGCGCCGAAGTGACATTCCCGATGCCGGTCCTGCCTGAAAGCCTCGGCTTCCGCGGCGCAGTGTTCTCCGACGTCGCGACCGTCGGCGGTACCCCGTTTGACGATGTCAACGAGTCGGACGGTATCCGCGCTTCGGTCGGTGTCGGGATCCAGTGGGCCTCGCCCTTTGGTCCGTTGCGGGTCAATTACGCCGAGCCGATCGTCAAGAAAGACGAGGACGAAGTTCAGCGTTTCAGCTTTGGTATCGGCTCGCAGTTCTAG
- the gltA gene encoding citrate synthase, translating into MSDKKAKLELGGESYEFGVHSGTLGPDVVDISSLYASTGAFTYDPGFTSTASCESDITFINGEEGVLLHRGYPIDQLAEKGSFLEVCYLLLYGELPNKEQMEDFEYRVTHHTMVHEQMNRFFSGFRRDAHPMAIMCGVIGAMSAFYHDSTDISDPRQRMIASLRMIAKMPTIAAMAFKYHIGQPFVYPKNDLSYAGNFLRMCFSVPCEEYEVNPVLARAMDRIFILHADHEQNASTSTVRLAGSSGANPFACIAAGIACLWGPAHGGANEAALNMLAEIGSVDQIPEYIKRAKDKNDPFRLMGFGHRVYKNYDPRAKIMQKTCHEVLAELGIKDDPLLDVAMELEKIALTDDYFVEKKLYPNIDFYSGITLKALGFPTTMFTVLFALARTVGWIAQWKEMIEDPRQKIGRPRQLYTGAPQRDYIPMEKR; encoded by the coding sequence ATGAGCGATAAAAAAGCGAAACTGGAACTGGGTGGCGAAAGCTACGAGTTCGGTGTTCATTCCGGCACACTCGGTCCCGACGTTGTGGATATTTCATCACTCTACGCATCGACCGGTGCTTTCACCTATGATCCGGGCTTTACGTCAACTGCAAGCTGTGAATCCGACATCACCTTCATCAACGGTGAAGAAGGCGTCCTACTGCATCGCGGCTACCCGATCGACCAACTCGCCGAGAAAGGCTCGTTCCTCGAGGTCTGCTATCTGCTGCTCTACGGCGAATTGCCGAACAAGGAGCAGATGGAAGATTTCGAATATCGGGTAACGCACCACACCATGGTGCACGAGCAGATGAACCGGTTCTTCTCCGGCTTCCGCCGTGATGCGCATCCGATGGCGATCATGTGCGGCGTGATTGGCGCGATGAGCGCATTCTACCACGATTCCACGGATATTTCCGATCCCCGTCAGCGGATGATTGCGTCGCTCCGCATGATCGCGAAGATGCCGACAATCGCCGCAATGGCTTTCAAGTATCATATCGGCCAGCCCTTCGTTTATCCGAAGAACGACCTTTCCTATGCCGGGAATTTCCTGCGCATGTGCTTCTCGGTTCCCTGTGAGGAGTACGAGGTCAATCCGGTCCTGGCCCGCGCCATGGATCGCATCTTCATCCTCCACGCCGACCACGAGCAGAACGCGTCGACATCGACCGTTCGTCTCGCAGGTTCGTCGGGTGCCAACCCCTTCGCGTGTATCGCGGCCGGTATCGCCTGCCTCTGGGGTCCCGCACATGGCGGCGCCAACGAAGCGGCGCTCAACATGCTGGCCGAGATCGGTTCGGTCGATCAGATCCCGGAATACATCAAGCGTGCAAAGGACAAGAACGATCCCTTCCGCCTGATGGGCTTTGGCCACCGCGTCTACAAGAACTACGATCCGCGCGCCAAGATCATGCAGAAAACCTGCCACGAGGTTCTCGCCGAGCTCGGTATCAAGGACGATCCGCTTCTCGATGTTGCGATGGAGCTGGAAAAGATCGCCCTGACGGACGACTACTTCGTCGAAAAGAAGCTTTATCCTAATATCGACTTCTATTCAGGCATCACGCTAAAGGCGCTCGGTTTCCCGACGACCATGTTCACCGTGCTCTTCGCGCTCGCGCGAACCGTCGGCTGGATCGCCCAGTGGAAGGAAATGATCGAGGATCCGCGCCAGAAGATCGGCCGTCCGCGCCAGCTTTATACCGGCGCCCCGCAGCGCGATTATATTCCGATGGAAAAGCGCTGA